From Salinibacterium sp. ZJ450, one genomic window encodes:
- a CDS encoding VOC family protein, protein MAGELSFIELGSDDPGKSRQFYEALFGWTFSPGASGEGAGYDIAGLGTAAGIHGGDPAASPYVFFKVDDLDAAAAQVLDLGGTVLELDMDGTDEQAAKYGRFTMCTDSQGSPFGLHQPPSA, encoded by the coding sequence ATGGCCGGAGAGCTGTCATTCATCGAACTCGGATCGGACGATCCCGGCAAGTCCAGGCAGTTCTACGAGGCGCTGTTCGGCTGGACATTCTCGCCCGGCGCCTCCGGCGAGGGCGCCGGCTACGACATCGCCGGGCTCGGCACGGCGGCCGGGATCCACGGCGGCGACCCCGCGGCATCCCCCTACGTCTTCTTCAAGGTCGACGACCTGGATGCCGCGGCCGCCCAGGTGCTCGACCTTGGCGGCACCGTGCTGGAACTCGACATGGACGGCACCGACGAGCAGGCGGCGAAATACGGTCGGTTCACGATGTGCACCGACAGCCAGGGCTCGCCGTTCGGGCTGCACCAGCCGCCGAGCGCGTAG
- a CDS encoding methylated-DNA--[protein]-cysteine S-methyltransferase yields MTTLDPTTDPDARDLMTLTTPDAAKLADLHRTLEKRSDAAGLLDIAYTVIDSPVGPLLLAATDKGLVRVGFEREDFDRVLDSLASRISPRILRAPTRLDAAARELDEYFAGRRTGFDLPLDYSLSSGFRQTVQRHLSDIAYGTTETYKEVAEIVGNPKAVRAVGSACATNPLPVVVPCHRVLRTDGSLGGYLGGLEAKTALLTLEAAA; encoded by the coding sequence ATGACCACCCTCGACCCCACCACCGACCCAGATGCACGCGATCTGATGACCCTCACCACCCCCGACGCCGCCAAGCTGGCCGACCTGCACCGCACGCTCGAGAAGCGGTCGGATGCCGCCGGCCTCCTTGACATCGCCTACACCGTGATCGACTCTCCCGTCGGCCCGCTGCTGCTGGCCGCCACCGACAAGGGCCTTGTGCGGGTCGGCTTCGAGCGGGAGGACTTCGACCGTGTGCTCGACTCGCTTGCGAGCAGGATCAGCCCCCGCATCCTGCGCGCACCGACCAGACTCGACGCGGCCGCCCGGGAGCTCGACGAGTACTTCGCCGGTCGACGCACCGGCTTCGATCTGCCGTTGGACTATTCGCTCTCCAGCGGGTTCCGTCAGACGGTGCAGCGCCACCTATCGGACATCGCTTATGGCACAACCGAAACATACAAGGAGGTCGCCGAGATCGTCGGCAACCCGAAGGCCGTGCGGGCGGTCGGCAGCGCGTGCGCCACGAATCCGCTGCCCGTCGTGGTGCCCTGCCATCGGGTGCTGCGCACCGACGGCTCCCTCGGCGGGTATCTTGGCGGACTGGAGGCGAAAACCGCCCTGCTCACCCTGGAGGCAGCCGCATGA
- a CDS encoding aldose 1-epimerase family protein encodes MRPLTGDQFPLARGPWRAVITQLAAGLRSLSVDGVELTPSYPETTIAPLGAGIVLVPWPNRVRDGVWQLNGAPQQLDITEVRYGNASHGLLRNTAYQVAAQDAASVTLTAAVHPQHGYPFLLDTSVRYELVDDGLQVTHQITNQTDVAAPVALGTHPFLQIGDVPSEQLTLTVHAASRYEVDERKIPTGQVPVDDDYDLRSGRLVGELNLDATFGDVTTRDGVAATLAAPDGRTVSLLMDDSFPYVQVFTPREYPLPSGAGLAVAVEPMTAPGNAFNSGDGLRWLAPGETWTAVWGIRYAE; translated from the coding sequence GTGCGACCACTCACCGGAGACCAGTTCCCCCTCGCCCGCGGCCCCTGGCGGGCGGTGATCACCCAACTGGCGGCAGGTCTGCGCAGTCTGTCGGTGGACGGCGTCGAGCTCACGCCCTCCTACCCCGAGACGACCATCGCACCGCTCGGCGCCGGCATCGTGCTGGTGCCCTGGCCCAACCGGGTGCGCGACGGCGTGTGGCAGCTGAACGGCGCACCCCAGCAGCTCGACATCACCGAGGTGCGTTACGGCAACGCCAGTCACGGACTGCTGCGCAACACCGCCTACCAGGTAGCCGCGCAGGACGCGGCATCCGTCACTCTGACCGCGGCGGTGCATCCGCAGCATGGCTATCCGTTCCTGCTCGACACCAGCGTGCGGTACGAGCTGGTCGACGACGGCCTGCAGGTGACGCATCAGATCACCAATCAGACGGATGTCGCGGCTCCGGTGGCGCTCGGCACCCACCCGTTCCTGCAGATCGGCGATGTGCCCAGCGAGCAGCTGACGCTGACCGTGCACGCCGCGTCCCGCTACGAGGTGGACGAGCGCAAGATCCCCACCGGCCAGGTGCCGGTGGACGACGACTATGACCTGCGCTCCGGCCGGCTGGTCGGCGAGCTGAACCTGGACGCCACCTTCGGTGACGTAACCACCCGAGACGGTGTCGCCGCCACGCTGGCCGCGCCCGACGGCCGCACGGTGTCGCTGCTGATGGACGACAGCTTCCCGTACGTTCAGGTGTTCACGCCGCGCGAATACCCGCTGCCGTCCGGCGCGGGCCTGGCCGTGGCGGTGGAGCCGATGACGGCGCCCGGCAACGCGTTCAACTCCGGCGACGGGCTGCGCTGGCTGGCACCGGGGGAGACCTGGACCGCCGTGTGGGGCATCCGGTACGCCGAATAG
- a CDS encoding class II glutamine amidotransferase, with product MCRWLAYTGEPLRPSILILDTQHSVVAMSLNSPLGAETVNGDGFGFGWYPEDAGPGSMPATFRSIEPAWNDQNLREISHAVRSPLFFTHVRAAAGPPIQQTNCHPFRYENWLFMHNGYISEFGLIKRDLTYAVDPSLYAHIHGTTDSEVLFHLALTLGLADDPIKAMRDAIRMVESAGNKAGNQFPMQGTIAVSDGETLWAFRYSSQGRSRSLFHSADIPTLRGMYPDAERLSAFGEHAQVVVSEPLSDLPGVFLEVPESTVAVLDREGYRHEPFLEA from the coding sequence ATGTGCCGTTGGCTGGCTTACACCGGAGAGCCGCTGCGGCCCTCCATCCTCATCCTCGACACCCAGCATTCGGTCGTCGCGATGTCGTTGAACTCCCCGCTCGGGGCGGAGACCGTCAACGGGGACGGTTTCGGGTTCGGCTGGTACCCCGAGGATGCGGGCCCGGGATCGATGCCCGCGACCTTCCGCAGCATCGAGCCTGCTTGGAACGACCAGAACCTGCGCGAGATCAGTCATGCCGTTCGGAGCCCGCTGTTCTTCACGCACGTGCGCGCTGCCGCCGGTCCGCCGATCCAACAGACGAACTGCCATCCGTTCCGATACGAGAACTGGCTGTTCATGCACAACGGCTACATCTCGGAGTTCGGCCTTATCAAGCGCGATCTGACCTACGCGGTCGACCCGTCGCTGTATGCCCACATCCATGGCACGACCGACTCGGAGGTGCTCTTCCACCTCGCGCTCACGCTCGGACTGGCCGACGACCCGATCAAGGCGATGCGAGACGCGATCCGGATGGTCGAGTCTGCGGGGAATAAAGCCGGCAACCAGTTCCCGATGCAGGGGACCATCGCGGTATCTGACGGCGAGACCCTCTGGGCATTCCGCTACTCGTCGCAGGGGAGGTCGCGGAGCCTGTTCCACTCCGCCGACATCCCGACGCTCAGGGGGATGTACCCCGACGCGGAGCGGCTTTCGGCCTTCGGCGAGCACGCGCAGGTCGTCGTATCGGAGCCTCTCAGCGATCTGCCGGGTGTGTTCCTTGAGGTGCCAGAGTCCACGGTCGCGGTCCTTGACCGGGAAGGCTATCGGCACGAGCCGTTTCTGGAGGCCTGA
- a CDS encoding DNA-3-methyladenine glycosylase I — protein sequence MTGPVPGDDGLVRPSWASVDPLLREYYDTEWGMPVRDEQGLYERISLEAFQAGLSWVTILRKRPAFRAAFADFDPDTVANFTEQDVERLLGDAGIVRNRAKIRATITNANATVALRAEGGLVDFVWSFQPDSTPEPRSLDEIPTSSAESIALSKALRKKGFAFVGPTTMHALMEAIGMIDTHLVDSHRRGSSGVWPR from the coding sequence ATGACCGGCCCCGTGCCCGGCGACGACGGACTAGTGCGCCCATCCTGGGCCTCCGTCGACCCGCTGCTGCGTGAGTACTACGACACCGAATGGGGCATGCCGGTGCGCGACGAGCAAGGACTCTACGAGCGGATCAGCCTCGAGGCATTCCAGGCTGGCCTGTCTTGGGTGACCATCCTGCGCAAGCGCCCGGCGTTCCGCGCCGCATTCGCGGATTTTGATCCAGACACCGTCGCCAATTTCACCGAACAGGATGTCGAGCGACTCCTCGGTGACGCCGGAATCGTGCGCAATCGGGCGAAGATCCGCGCCACGATCACCAACGCGAACGCCACCGTCGCCCTCCGCGCCGAGGGCGGTCTCGTCGACTTCGTCTGGTCGTTCCAACCCGACAGCACCCCCGAACCCCGGTCCCTCGACGAGATCCCCACCAGCTCTGCCGAGTCGATCGCGCTCTCGAAAGCGCTGCGCAAGAAGGGCTTCGCGTTCGTCGGCCCGACCACGATGCACGCGCTGATGGAGGCCATCGGCATGATCGACACTCACCTCGTCGACAGCCACCGCCGCGGCAGTTCAGGGGTCTGGCCGCGCTGA
- the glyA gene encoding serine hydroxymethyltransferase encodes MSDRLPSTFNDSLATVDPEIAAVLEHELGRQRDTLEMIASENFVPVAVLEAQGSVLTNKYAEGYPGRRYYGGCEFVDVAENLAIERAKSLFGANFANVQPHSGAQANAAVLHAIATPGDRILGLELSHGGHLTHGMRLNFSGKLYEAHAYGVNPETMRIDMDTVREKALEAKPSVIIAGWSAYPRQLDFEAFRAIADEVGAKLWVDMAHFAGLVAAGLHPSPVPYADVVSSTVHKTIGGPRSGFILSNDADVAKKLNSAVFPGQQGGPLMHVIAAKAVAFKLAAEEEFKDRQERTIRGAQLLAEALTTDSSREAGIDVLTGGTDVHLVLADLRNSAIDGKQAEDVLHSVGITVNRNSVPFDPRPPMVTSGVRIGTPALATRGFADEEFAQVAEIIASALKPNPDVANLRAQVKTLADAFPLYPGL; translated from the coding sequence GTGTCCGACCGTCTTCCCTCCACCTTCAACGATTCGCTCGCGACCGTTGACCCCGAAATCGCCGCGGTTCTCGAGCACGAGCTCGGCCGCCAGCGCGACACCCTCGAGATGATCGCCAGCGAGAACTTCGTTCCCGTCGCCGTGCTCGAGGCGCAGGGTTCCGTGCTCACCAACAAGTACGCGGAGGGCTACCCGGGACGCCGCTACTACGGCGGCTGCGAATTCGTGGATGTCGCGGAAAACCTCGCCATCGAGCGGGCGAAGAGCCTGTTCGGCGCGAACTTCGCCAACGTGCAGCCGCACTCCGGTGCGCAGGCCAACGCTGCCGTGCTGCACGCCATCGCCACCCCCGGCGACCGCATCCTCGGCCTCGAACTCTCCCACGGCGGCCACCTCACCCACGGGATGAGGCTCAACTTCTCGGGCAAGCTGTACGAGGCGCACGCCTACGGTGTGAACCCCGAGACCATGCGCATCGACATGGACACCGTGCGCGAGAAGGCCCTCGAGGCCAAGCCGTCGGTGATTATCGCCGGCTGGTCGGCGTACCCGCGCCAGCTCGACTTCGAGGCGTTCCGCGCCATCGCCGACGAGGTCGGCGCCAAGCTCTGGGTGGACATGGCGCACTTCGCCGGACTGGTCGCCGCCGGCCTGCACCCGTCGCCGGTGCCCTACGCCGACGTGGTCTCCTCCACTGTGCACAAGACCATCGGCGGACCCCGCTCCGGCTTCATTCTCAGCAATGATGCGGATGTCGCGAAGAAGCTGAACTCCGCGGTATTCCCTGGCCAGCAGGGTGGCCCGCTGATGCACGTGATCGCGGCAAAGGCCGTGGCATTCAAGCTCGCCGCCGAGGAAGAGTTCAAGGACCGCCAGGAGCGCACCATCCGCGGCGCCCAGCTGCTCGCCGAGGCGCTCACCACCGACTCCTCCCGTGAGGCCGGCATCGACGTGCTCACCGGAGGCACCGACGTGCACCTCGTGCTCGCCGACCTGCGCAACTCCGCGATCGACGGCAAGCAGGCCGAAGACGTGCTGCACTCGGTCGGCATCACCGTGAACCGCAACTCGGTGCCGTTCGACCCGCGCCCGCCGATGGTCACCTCCGGCGTGCGCATCGGCACCCCGGCGCTCGCCACCCGCGGCTTCGCCGACGAGGAGTTCGCCCAGGTCGCCGAGATCATCGCCAGCGCGCTGAAGCCGAATCCGGATGTCGCGAACCTCCGTGCCCAGGTGAAGACCCTGGCCGACGCGTTCCCGCTTTACCCGGGCCTGTAG
- a CDS encoding LysE family translocator, which produces MTTAAFLAFCGLGLVLALTPGPDSFLTLRYSLRGLRPGIAAGVGAAIGQLGWALLVGVGLAAIIEQSAEVYQVIKVIGGLYLIFLGIQAFRSHRAKGGADAAAPVPAASAWRAFAAGLLSNLTNPKVGLFFLAVVPQFLPQGASAFWMTMLLGATLTVIGGLYLVLLALVAAKANAWLNRPRVSLTLERTSGGILAALGVGTIASAAQA; this is translated from the coding sequence ATGACAACCGCCGCGTTCCTCGCCTTTTGCGGACTCGGCCTGGTGCTCGCCCTGACGCCCGGGCCGGACAGTTTCCTCACCCTGCGTTACAGCCTGCGCGGCCTCCGGCCGGGCATCGCCGCCGGAGTCGGCGCCGCGATCGGCCAACTCGGCTGGGCCCTGCTCGTCGGCGTCGGCCTCGCGGCGATCATCGAGCAGTCCGCGGAGGTGTACCAAGTCATCAAGGTCATCGGCGGTTTGTACCTGATCTTCCTCGGCATCCAGGCCTTCCGCAGCCACCGTGCGAAGGGCGGGGCGGATGCCGCGGCTCCCGTCCCGGCGGCGTCGGCCTGGCGGGCCTTCGCAGCCGGACTGCTCTCCAACCTGACCAATCCGAAGGTGGGACTGTTCTTTCTCGCCGTCGTGCCGCAGTTCCTGCCGCAGGGGGCATCCGCATTCTGGATGACGATGCTGCTCGGCGCTACCCTGACCGTAATCGGCGGCCTCTACCTGGTGCTGCTCGCTCTCGTCGCGGCGAAGGCGAACGCGTGGCTGAACCGGCCGCGGGTCAGTCTGACGCTTGAGCGCACCTCCGGCGGAATCCTCGCCGCCCTCGGCGTGGGCACGATCGCGTCGGCCGCCCAGGCCTGA
- a CDS encoding putative glycolipid-binding domain-containing protein, which yields MAALFVWEGTDGWRAEAASVQLGSSGLTASGTQIGVDPLPYRLDYTLRTRDDFVTELLDVTAVGTGWQRRLILGRDESGLWSCTVQQDGAGPDDVDLAPPGGDMSALHDVLDCDLGLSPLTNTMPVLRHRLHTEPGTAELRMAWIAVPSLAVVSDRQKYQTVRADVAGPSVVRYSSHRFSAELEFDSDGFVLTYPGLARRVG from the coding sequence ATGGCCGCACTGTTCGTCTGGGAGGGAACCGATGGCTGGCGGGCCGAGGCGGCCAGTGTCCAGCTGGGATCGTCAGGGTTGACGGCATCCGGAACCCAGATCGGGGTGGATCCGCTGCCATACCGGCTGGACTACACACTGCGCACCCGCGACGACTTCGTCACGGAACTGCTGGATGTCACCGCCGTCGGTACCGGCTGGCAGCGACGGCTGATCCTTGGCCGGGACGAGAGCGGTCTGTGGTCGTGCACGGTGCAGCAGGACGGGGCGGGTCCGGATGACGTCGACCTGGCGCCGCCCGGTGGCGACATGTCCGCGCTGCACGACGTGCTCGACTGCGACCTCGGCCTGTCGCCGCTCACCAACACGATGCCGGTGCTGCGGCATCGGCTGCATACCGAGCCTGGTACCGCCGAGCTGCGGATGGCGTGGATCGCGGTGCCCTCGCTGGCGGTGGTGTCGGACCGGCAGAAGTACCAGACCGTGCGGGCGGATGTCGCGGGACCATCGGTCGTGCGCTACTCAAGTCATCGCTTCTCGGCGGAGCTCGAATTCGACTCGGACGGCTTCGTACTGACCTACCCAGGGCTGGCGCGACGCGTTGGCTGA
- a CDS encoding bifunctional methylenetetrahydrofolate dehydrogenase/methenyltetrahydrofolate cyclohydrolase, whose translation MTAQILDGKATAAAIKRELTERVTALGERGIVPGLATVLVGEDPGSQWYVAGKHRDCAEVGIASIRRDLPATVTQEELEAVLDELNVDPEITGYIVQLPLPKHIDTDAILERIDPEKDADGLHPTNLGRLVLNVNRPIDTALPCTPRGVIELVERHGISWAGKNVVVVGRGVTVGRAIGPLLTRREYNATVTLTHTGTTNLGDHLREADVIIAAAGVPGIVKASDVKPGAVVLDVGVSRIVEPETGKSKIAGDVAADVADVAAWISPNPGGVGPMTRALLLKNVVDAAERTL comes from the coding sequence ATGACCGCACAGATCCTCGACGGCAAGGCCACCGCCGCCGCCATCAAACGCGAACTCACCGAACGGGTCACCGCCCTGGGCGAGCGCGGCATCGTCCCGGGCCTTGCCACCGTGCTCGTCGGCGAAGACCCGGGCTCACAGTGGTACGTCGCCGGCAAACACCGGGACTGCGCCGAGGTGGGCATCGCGTCCATCCGCCGCGACCTGCCCGCCACGGTCACCCAGGAGGAACTCGAGGCGGTGCTCGACGAGCTGAACGTCGACCCCGAGATCACCGGCTACATCGTGCAACTGCCGCTGCCAAAGCACATCGACACCGACGCCATCCTCGAGCGCATCGACCCCGAGAAGGACGCCGACGGACTGCACCCGACCAACCTCGGCCGCCTGGTGCTGAACGTCAACCGGCCGATCGACACGGCGCTTCCGTGCACCCCGCGCGGCGTGATTGAACTGGTCGAGCGGCACGGCATCTCCTGGGCGGGCAAGAACGTGGTCGTCGTCGGTCGCGGCGTCACCGTCGGCCGCGCGATCGGCCCGCTGCTCACCCGCCGCGAGTACAACGCCACCGTCACCCTCACCCACACCGGTACGACCAACCTCGGCGACCACCTGCGCGAGGCCGACGTCATTATCGCCGCTGCGGGCGTGCCCGGCATCGTCAAGGCCTCCGACGTGAAGCCGGGCGCAGTCGTGCTCGACGTCGGAGTCAGCCGCATCGTCGAACCCGAAACCGGCAAGAGCAAGATCGCCGGAGACGTGGCGGCGGATGTCGCGGACGTCGCCGCCTGGATTTCACCGAACCCCGGTGGGGTCGGCCCGATGACCCGAGCCCTGCTGCTGAAGAACGTGGTCGACGCGGCCGAGCGCACGCTGTAG
- a CDS encoding endonuclease domain-containing protein → MDLTTWLNTRGGIAHVHEALRAGFTRYDIKKAVDGNALRRIRRYWLATPHAQPDLAAAAKIGGRVACLSVAKRLDLWHFDDGRLHVAVSPNAAHVASGSQVVHWSRGPIEVSPYRLMEPLENAMVHLADCQPFENALVVWESAIRKQLVAPAYLERLPLRTESARRVRLGASLLFDSGIESIPVARLRLLGLAVRQQVVIDGHPVDGLIGERLVYQIDGYEFHSDAATRRRDIAADGRLTLMGYSVLRFDYKQILFDWDYVERTILGAIAQGLHLAA, encoded by the coding sequence ATGGATCTCACAACCTGGCTCAACACCCGGGGCGGAATCGCTCACGTGCACGAGGCGCTGCGGGCCGGTTTCACCCGGTACGACATCAAGAAAGCAGTCGATGGCAACGCGTTGCGACGCATCCGGAGATACTGGCTGGCGACGCCGCACGCGCAGCCTGACCTCGCGGCGGCAGCGAAGATCGGCGGCCGAGTGGCGTGCCTGAGCGTTGCGAAGCGCCTTGATCTGTGGCATTTCGACGATGGCCGGTTGCACGTGGCTGTGTCGCCGAACGCTGCGCACGTGGCATCCGGCAGTCAGGTCGTGCATTGGAGCCGGGGGCCGATCGAGGTCAGCCCGTACCGGTTGATGGAGCCGCTCGAGAACGCGATGGTGCACCTCGCCGACTGCCAGCCCTTCGAGAATGCCCTCGTTGTGTGGGAGTCCGCGATTCGCAAGCAGCTGGTCGCTCCGGCGTACCTCGAACGACTGCCGCTGCGCACCGAAAGCGCTCGGCGAGTGCGGCTGGGGGCGTCGCTGCTCTTCGACTCGGGCATCGAGAGCATCCCGGTGGCGCGCCTGAGACTGCTCGGGCTCGCCGTGCGGCAGCAGGTTGTGATCGACGGCCACCCCGTTGACGGGCTGATCGGGGAACGCCTCGTCTACCAGATCGACGGCTACGAGTTTCATTCGGATGCCGCGACCCGTCGCCGCGACATTGCGGCGGATGGCCGGTTGACACTGATGGGCTACAGCGTGCTGCGGTTCGACTACAAGCAGATCCTGTTCGACTGGGACTACGTGGAGCGGACGATTCTCGGCGCCATCGCGCAGGGTCTGCACCTCGCGGCCTGA
- a CDS encoding MFS transporter yields MPDQPSESRAFPWFGLIVLAAAVFMSVTNEMLPTGLLQPMSRELGVSEPQIGLLLSVFAGTVVLSSIPLAGLTRRLPRHGLLVTVLIALAASNLLSAVAPTYELLVAARVFGGLTHAMFWIIVAAYAGHLVPRHQLGRAVAITASGGTLAYIFGVPLGTMLGQWLGWRLTWVTLAVLTALAAVLVLKFLPPVARETETHATRVPLRRDATLPAVVIVCLVTGLIMTGHYAFYTYIAPFITDVLALPESMIGVMLGVFGAGGAIGIVLVGTVLGRRPTGAVIGLLVSVGIAVAVLAVSTESLPIAITAFAVWGIAFGALPSLLNTRLLQVASARARDVASAFYNSAFNLGIGGGALLGAVLFDSVGVAQLPWLYIGTLLLALAVLGGTVWWRRSRAGLPG; encoded by the coding sequence ATGCCTGACCAACCGTCCGAGTCCCGCGCCTTTCCCTGGTTCGGGCTGATCGTGCTCGCCGCCGCCGTGTTCATGTCGGTGACCAACGAGATGCTGCCGACCGGGCTGTTACAGCCGATGAGCCGCGAGCTCGGGGTCAGCGAACCGCAGATCGGCCTGCTGCTCAGCGTCTTCGCGGGCACCGTCGTGCTCAGCTCGATCCCGCTGGCCGGACTCACCAGGCGGCTGCCGCGGCACGGGCTGCTCGTCACGGTGCTGATCGCCCTCGCCGCCAGCAACCTGCTCTCGGCGGTGGCGCCGACCTATGAGCTGCTCGTGGCCGCGCGGGTGTTCGGCGGTCTCACGCACGCGATGTTCTGGATCATCGTCGCCGCCTATGCCGGACACCTCGTGCCGCGCCACCAGTTGGGCCGGGCGGTCGCGATCACGGCCTCCGGTGGGACGCTGGCCTACATCTTCGGGGTGCCGCTCGGCACCATGCTCGGCCAGTGGCTGGGCTGGCGGCTCACCTGGGTGACCCTGGCGGTACTGACCGCGCTCGCCGCGGTGCTGGTGCTGAAGTTCCTGCCGCCGGTTGCGCGGGAGACCGAGACGCACGCAACGAGGGTGCCGCTCCGCCGGGACGCGACCCTGCCCGCCGTGGTGATCGTGTGTCTGGTGACCGGTCTCATCATGACCGGGCACTACGCGTTCTACACGTACATCGCCCCGTTCATCACCGACGTGCTGGCGCTGCCGGAGTCGATGATCGGCGTCATGCTCGGAGTGTTCGGCGCCGGCGGCGCCATCGGCATCGTGCTGGTGGGCACCGTGTTGGGCCGACGCCCGACGGGTGCCGTGATCGGGCTGCTGGTGTCGGTGGGCATCGCCGTGGCCGTGCTTGCGGTCAGTACCGAGTCGCTGCCGATCGCGATCACCGCGTTCGCTGTGTGGGGCATCGCCTTCGGGGCACTGCCGTCGCTGCTGAACACCCGGCTGCTGCAGGTGGCGTCCGCGCGGGCCAGGGACGTGGCATCCGCGTTCTACAACTCCGCCTTCAACCTCGGGATCGGCGGCGGCGCTCTGCTCGGCGCCGTGCTGTTCGACTCGGTGGGCGTCGCCCAGCTGCCCTGGCTGTACATCGGCACGCTGCTGCTGGCGCTCGCGGTGCTCGGCGGCACGGTGTGGTGGCGTCGGTCGCGCGCGGGGCTGCCGGGGTAG
- a CDS encoding RNA polymerase sigma factor: MNTKQPFERVVTEHAATVLRVCRAVLGPHTDADDAWSETFLAALGAYPSLPADANVQAWLVTIAHRKAIDITRARQRHAVPVESLAELPTTRGSPEGHDIDLWNAVKQLPDRQRHAVALHHLGGLPYQEIADLLGGTADAARRAAADGIKNLRTHYRSAGDLSTGASR, translated from the coding sequence ATGAACACGAAGCAGCCATTCGAACGGGTCGTGACCGAGCACGCCGCAACGGTGTTGCGCGTGTGCCGTGCCGTGCTCGGGCCGCACACGGATGCCGACGACGCCTGGTCGGAGACCTTCCTGGCGGCGCTCGGCGCATACCCCAGCCTCCCGGCCGACGCGAACGTTCAGGCCTGGCTCGTCACCATCGCGCACCGCAAGGCAATCGACATCACCCGCGCCCGGCAACGACACGCGGTGCCGGTCGAGTCGCTCGCCGAGCTGCCGACCACGCGCGGCAGTCCGGAGGGCCACGACATCGACCTCTGGAACGCCGTGAAACAGCTACCAGACCGCCAACGCCATGCCGTTGCCTTGCACCACCTCGGCGGCCTTCCCTATCAAGAGATCGCAGACCTCCTCGGCGGCACCGCGGACGCCGCCCGCCGCGCCGCCGCCGACGGCATCAAGAATTTGCGAACGCACTATCGCTCAGCGGGCGACCTATCGACAGGAGCATCCCGATGA